The genomic segment AAGCCGAAGCGAACGAGCGTCTCGCACGCAACAACGGCCTGATCGCGAGCTTCTCTCGCGCGTTGTCCGAAGGCCTCAGCGCCGGACAGTCGGACGAGGCGTTTAACGAGAGGTTGTCCGAATCCGTGCGTAATATATACGAAGCTTCTATTAAATAAGTGTAAAAGAATCGTCAAGACCCCGGGCTCCGAGAGCCCGGGGTTATTAGTGTGCGGCGGAGCTGCAATCCGGCGTCGGGGGCGCGACAATGAGGGCTGGAACGCGGGCAATTGAGCGATCGCCTTCTCTACAGCAGACGATGGCGCCCTGTCTCCCTCCGACACTCCCCGCCCCCTCCTACGTCCGCCGCATGTATGCCCGCACCGTGATCGGCGCGAAGATCGCGACGATGACGGCCGCGCCGATCAGCGAGATGCCAAGGTCCCAGCCGACGGTGCCTGAATTCGCAAGGTCGCGAACGGCCGTCACCAGATGCGAGATCGGATTGATGTCGGCGAACCATTGCAGCCACTTCGGCATCGTTTTCGTCGGCACGAAGGCGTTGGAGAGGAAGGTGAGCGGGAACAGTACGATCATCGAGATGCCTTGCACGCTCGAAGCCGTCCGGGCGATGACGCCGAAGAACGCGAAGATCCAGCTGATGGCCCAGGAGCAGAAGATGACGAGCAGCGCGGCGATCGCGACATGGCCGAGGCCGCCGTCCGGGCGGTAGCCCATCAGATAGCCCATGCCGAAAGTGAGCACCGTGGCGATCGTATACCGGATCGTATCGGCTAGCAGCGCCCCCGCGAGCGGCGCGATACGCGCGATTGGCAGCGACTTGAAGCGGTCGAATACGCCTTTGTCCATGTCCTCGCGCAGCTGCACGCCGGTGACGATCGAGGTCGTGATGACGGTCTGCACGAGTATGCCCGGAATGATGACGGGCAAATAGCTGATGACATCGCCCGATATCGCCCCGCCGAAAATATAGGTGAACATGAGCGTAAAAATGATCGGCTGCAGCGTGACGTCGAACAGCTGCTCGGGCGTGCGCCGAATCTTGAGCAGGCCGCGGTACGCCATCGTCAGCGAGTGGCGGACGGATTGGCCGAAGCTCGTGCGGTTTTTAAGCCGGGCGCCCGGATGGACGGCAGTCGTGCTTTTCATAGCGTAACCTCCTGTTTGCGGCGGGATGCTGGCGCATCCGGGGCAGGCTCTTCCTGCGCGCCATGGCCGGTAATCGTCAAGAACACTTCGTCAAGCGTCGGCTTCTGCACGCTGATCTCGGAGAGTCGGATGCCCGACTCGCGCAGCGCGACGAGCAGATCTGTCACGCGATCGGCGTCCGCCATCGGCGCCGTGATCTTGCCGGCCTCCGACGTCACGCTGGACGTCACCTGGAGCACCCGCTCGACGATTCGCCTCGCTTCCGCGATCGCTGGTTGATCTTGCACCCTTAGGTGAAGCGATGAAGTGCCGACCGATGCCTTCAACTCGTCGACGGTGCCTTCGGCGACGACGATGCCGCGGTCGATGACCGCGATGCGGTCGGCCAGCTGATCCGCTTCATCCAGATATTGCGTCGTGAGCAGGACGGTCGAGCCCGTCTTCACCAGCCTGCGGATCGTCTCCCACATCTGGGCCCGCGTCCGCGGATCGAGTCCCGTCGTCGGCTCATCCAGGAAGATGAGCGGCGGCTGCGCAATCAGGCTCGCGGCAAGGTCCAGTCGCCGCCGCATGCCGCCCGAGAAGTTTTTCAGCGGCCGCTTGGCCGCCTCCGTCAGGCCGAATTCCTCCAGCAGCTCGGCGGCTTTCCGCCTCGACTCGGCACGGCCAAGCCCGAGCAGCCTGGAGAAAATAATGAGATTTTCCGTGGCGCTGAGCGACTC from the Cohnella hashimotonis genome contains:
- a CDS encoding ABC transporter permease gives rise to the protein MKSTTAVHPGARLKNRTSFGQSVRHSLTMAYRGLLKIRRTPEQLFDVTLQPIIFTLMFTYIFGGAISGDVISYLPVIIPGILVQTVITTSIVTGVQLREDMDKGVFDRFKSLPIARIAPLAGALLADTIRYTIATVLTFGMGYLMGYRPDGGLGHVAIAALLVIFCSWAISWIFAFFGVIARTASSVQGISMIVLFPLTFLSNAFVPTKTMPKWLQWFADINPISHLVTAVRDLANSGTVGWDLGISLIGAAVIVAIFAPITVRAYMRRT
- a CDS encoding ATP-binding cassette domain-containing protein, producing MNAIHAKDKAAYVGEWAVEASGLVKAFGSNRAVDGVSLNVRAGSIYGVLGPNGAGKTTTIRMLATLLKPDGGSARIFGHDVTKESQIVRQLIGVTGQYASVDESLSATENLIIFSRLLGLGRAESRRKAAELLEEFGLTEAAKRPLKNFSGGMRRRLDLAASLIAQPPLIFLDEPTTGLDPRTRAQMWETIRRLVKTGSTVLLTTQYLDEADQLADRIAVIDRGIVVAEGTVDELKASVGTSSLHLRVQDQPAIAEARRIVERVLQVTSSVTSEAGKITAPMADADRVTDLLVALRESGIRLSEISVQKPTLDEVFLTITGHGAQEEPAPDAPASRRKQEVTL